One window of the Prinia subflava isolate CZ2003 ecotype Zambia chromosome 1, Cam_Psub_1.2, whole genome shotgun sequence genome contains the following:
- the LOC134561076 gene encoding zinc finger protein 282-like isoform X1 → MALPEQGGATSCSPCSLPFRDSGILCPGGSAAAVEPRDTPIGISPFPVTDSCQSPRGLPAGGGRCGGGGSGGGRGSGASWRQRKAAAGPGRAGQQQRGPLRAEAAAPVREAGQGAGRPRRAAAEAGLSRPAVSLGRCQSVRAGAGMELAGGSTISLWTVVAAVQALERSVAAHASRLFSLEHRAGNSEKKHLDCEKMVGEFGNQLESKCAALGTLTQEYGRLQRRLENMENLLKNRNLWILRLPPGVEAPKAPAVALENDATGFSSQEWENLEEWQRELYGKVLTGKRESLVLLDDVISEPALLSRLQGGEAPCNEEEAAPGEIPAEPEALLFELNGSSWDSREAQENPEGRAGLAEPGRADCSIPEPSFAVTVKQEEEEKPYAKDRGAVEGVEFPELGVGPDTAGHNAQAAAGGGSRPSARSCEERDVRGNPADTGSEDSIIQIKQEEELCTADQEEQAAEAPGEPCPGFYKPEASSQARKGSEVDARELPGTEGEDLPREPGTGFQIYATHVSSWIKQEEEPACSEQQDLEKEEISAHPSIGENLKGNHPADGLEHKTCDLEVPGRPGEGFPKHPSHGVTWDSPWNSEMMETTTTGNGSSLGGDTQYDFFSAQEKSLEKRPCAYQCERNCPQQDQPQAPQGEGEMFPGPTCERMFPLLHPHPGETGVGLGERGVGLGEKGMGLGEKGMGLGEKGMGPGAAPTSCEGPGPRSECGEWSECGTGRPRDQDRLGTEEPAENEESFPMDTSGSSPCWEPPLARGSPAQQQSQGRGKSYICSDCGKNFVCHSWLVRHQTSHTGERPYKCSKCDKTYRRKDYLLNHQRRHTGERLFQCPLCSKRFVLKRSLLKHQEGHMQDTHVPLVSWPCRDIGGSVMHSI, encoded by the exons atggccctgccgGAGCAGGGAGGTGCCACCAGCTGCTCGCCGTGCTCCCTCCCATtccgggattctgggattctgtgtcCCGGGGGAAGCGCCGCTGCGGTGGAGCCCAGGGACACTCCGATCGGCATCAGCCCCTTCCCGGTGACTGACAGCTGTCAATCACCGCGGGGGCTGCCGGCCGGCGGGGGCCGCTGTGGCGGCGGCGGAAGcggaggaggaagaggaagcgGCGCTTCTTGGCGGCAACGAaaggcggcggccgggccgggccgggcagggcagcagcagcgaggGCCGCTCCGAGCGGAGGCTGCAGCTCCGGtgcgggaggcagggcaaggaGCGGGCCGGCCCCGGCGTGCGGCGGCCGAGGCGGGGCTCTCCCGGCCCGCCGTGTCCCTCGGCCGGTGCCAGTCCGTGCGTGCCGGTGCGGGGATGGAGCTGGCGGGCGGCAGCACCATCTCGCTGTGGACCGTGGTGGCGGCCGTGCAGGCGCTGGAGCGCAGCGTGGCCGCACACGCGTCCCGcctcttcagcctggagcacCGCGCCGGGAACAGCGAGAAGAAGCACCTGGATTGCGAGAAGATGGTCGGGGAGTTCGGGAACCAGCTGGAGAGCAAGTGCGCGGCGCTGGGCACCCTCACCCAGGAGTACGGGCGGCTCCAGCGGCGCCTGGAGAACATGGAGAACCTGCTGAAGAACAGGAATCTCTGGATCCTGCGGCTGCCCCCCGGGGTGGAGGCCCCCAAG GCCCCGGCTGTGGCGTTGGAAAACGATGCCACTGGCTTTTCCTCTCAGGAGTGGGAGAACCTGGAGGAGTGGCAGAGGGAGCTGTACGGAAAGGTGCTGACAGGGAAGAGGGaatccctggtgctgctgg ACGATGTCATCTCCGAACCTGCCCTCCTGTCCcggctccagggaggagaagcACCCTGCAATGAGGAGGAGGCGGCTCCCGGAGAGATCCCGGCAGAACCAG AGGCTCTGCTGTTTGAACTCaatgggagcagctgggacagcagagaAGCGCAGGAGAACCCggagggaagagcagggctggctgaaCCTGGCCGTG CAGACTGCAGCATTCCAGAGCCCAGCTTTGCTGTCACCGTgaagcaggaagaggaggaaaagccctATGCGAAGGATCGGGGAGCCGTGGAGGGCGTGGAGTTTCCCGAGCTCGGTGTGG GGCCGGACACTGCTGGACACAACGCCCAGGCCGCGGCGGGGGGCGGGAGCCGGCCGAGTGCCCGGAGCTGCGAGGAGCGGGATGTGAGAGGGAATCCCGCAGACACCGGCTCCG AAGACAGCATAATCCAGATTAAGCAAGAGGAAGAGTTGTGCACTGCAGATCAGGAGGAGCAGGCTGCAGAAGCTCCTGGAgagccctgcccag GATTTTACAAGCCTGAGGCATCCAGTCAGGCCAGGAAAGGCAGCGAGGTGGatgccagggagctgccaggcacagAGGGCGAGGACCTCCCCAGAGAGCCTGGCACAG GATTTCAGATTTATGCAACGCATGTTTCATCCTGGATTAAACAAGAGGAGGAGCCAGCCTGCTCCGAACAACAGGACTTGGAGAAAGAGGAAATCTCAGCACATCCAAGTATAG GTGAAAATTTGAAGGGGAACCATCCAGCAGATGGCCTAGAGCACAAGACCTGTGACTTAGAGGTACCAGGAAGGCCGGGAGAGGGGTTTCCCAAACATCCCAGCCATGGAGTGACATGGGACAGTCCATGGAATTCAGAAATGATGGAAACAACCACCACTGGGAATGGGAGCAGCCTTGGAGGGGACACTCAGTACGATTTCTTTAGTGCTCAGGAAAAGAGCCTGGAAAAGCGTCCCTGTGCGTACCAGTGTGAGAGAAACTGCCCCCAGCAGGACCAGCCTCAGGCACcacagggagaaggggagatgTTCCCAGGCCCCACGTGTGAGAGGATGTTCCCTCTGCTGCACCCACACCCAGGAGAGACAGGAGTGGGCCTGGGAGAGAGGGGAGTGGGCCTGGGAGAGAAGGGAATGGGCCTGGGAGAGAAGGGAATGGGCCTGGGAGAGAAGGGAATgggcccaggggctgctcccacctcctGTGAGGGGCCAGGGCCCCGCTCCGAGTGTGGAGAGTGGAGCGAGTGTGGCACAGGCAGGCCCCGTgaccaggacaggctgggcacagaggaACCTGCTGAAAACGAGGAGAGCTTCCCCATGGACACATCGGGATCCAGCCCCTGCTGGGAGCCGCCCCTGGCccggggcagccctgcccagcagcagagccagggccgGGGCAAATCCTACATTTGCAGCGACTGCGGGAAAAACTTTGTTTGCCATTCGTGGCTCGTCAGGCACCAGACCAGTCACACGGGAGAGAGGCCCTACAAGTGCTCCAAGTGTGACAAAACCTACAGGAGGAAGGATTACCTCCTGAACCACCAGCGCCGGCACACGGGAGAGAGGCTTTTCcagtgtcccctctgcagcaAGAGATTCGTGCTCAAGAGGAGCCTGCTGAAGCATCAGGAAGGTCACATGCAGGACACACACGTGCCGCTGGTcagctggccctgcagggacatcGGGGGCTCCGTGATGCATTCCATATAG
- the LOC134561076 gene encoding zinc finger protein 282-like isoform X4 — translation MALPEQGGATSCSPCSLPFRDSGILCPGGSAAAVEPRDTPIGISPFPVTDSCQSPRGLPAGGGRCGGGGSGGGRGSGASWRQRKAAAGPGRAGQQQRGPLRAEAAAPVREAGQGAGRPRRAAAEAGLSRPAVSLGRCQSVRAGAGMELAGGSTISLWTVVAAVQALERSVAAHASRLFSLEHRAGNSEKKHLDCEKMVGEFGNQLESKCAALGTLTQEYGRLQRRLENMENLLKNRNLWILRLPPGVEAPKAPAVALENDATGFSSQEWENLEEWQRELYGKVLTGKRESLVLLDDVISEPALLSRLQGGEAPCNEEEAAPGEIPAEPEALLFELNGSSWDSREAQENPEGRAGLAEPGRDCSIPEPSFAVTVKQEEEEKPYAKDRGAVEGVEFPELGVEDSIIQIKQEEELCTADQEEQAAEAPGEPCPGFYKPEASSQARKGSEVDARELPGTEGEDLPREPGTGFQIYATHVSSWIKQEEEPACSEQQDLEKEEISAHPSIGENLKGNHPADGLEHKTCDLEVPGRPGEGFPKHPSHGVTWDSPWNSEMMETTTTGNGSSLGGDTQYDFFSAQEKSLEKRPCAYQCERNCPQQDQPQAPQGEGEMFPGPTCERMFPLLHPHPGETGVGLGERGVGLGEKGMGLGEKGMGLGEKGMGPGAAPTSCEGPGPRSECGEWSECGTGRPRDQDRLGTEEPAENEESFPMDTSGSSPCWEPPLARGSPAQQQSQGRGKSYICSDCGKNFVCHSWLVRHQTSHTGERPYKCSKCDKTYRRKDYLLNHQRRHTGERLFQCPLCSKRFVLKRSLLKHQEGHMQDTHVPLVSWPCRDIGGSVMHSI, via the exons atggccctgccgGAGCAGGGAGGTGCCACCAGCTGCTCGCCGTGCTCCCTCCCATtccgggattctgggattctgtgtcCCGGGGGAAGCGCCGCTGCGGTGGAGCCCAGGGACACTCCGATCGGCATCAGCCCCTTCCCGGTGACTGACAGCTGTCAATCACCGCGGGGGCTGCCGGCCGGCGGGGGCCGCTGTGGCGGCGGCGGAAGcggaggaggaagaggaagcgGCGCTTCTTGGCGGCAACGAaaggcggcggccgggccgggccgggcagggcagcagcagcgaggGCCGCTCCGAGCGGAGGCTGCAGCTCCGGtgcgggaggcagggcaaggaGCGGGCCGGCCCCGGCGTGCGGCGGCCGAGGCGGGGCTCTCCCGGCCCGCCGTGTCCCTCGGCCGGTGCCAGTCCGTGCGTGCCGGTGCGGGGATGGAGCTGGCGGGCGGCAGCACCATCTCGCTGTGGACCGTGGTGGCGGCCGTGCAGGCGCTGGAGCGCAGCGTGGCCGCACACGCGTCCCGcctcttcagcctggagcacCGCGCCGGGAACAGCGAGAAGAAGCACCTGGATTGCGAGAAGATGGTCGGGGAGTTCGGGAACCAGCTGGAGAGCAAGTGCGCGGCGCTGGGCACCCTCACCCAGGAGTACGGGCGGCTCCAGCGGCGCCTGGAGAACATGGAGAACCTGCTGAAGAACAGGAATCTCTGGATCCTGCGGCTGCCCCCCGGGGTGGAGGCCCCCAAG GCCCCGGCTGTGGCGTTGGAAAACGATGCCACTGGCTTTTCCTCTCAGGAGTGGGAGAACCTGGAGGAGTGGCAGAGGGAGCTGTACGGAAAGGTGCTGACAGGGAAGAGGGaatccctggtgctgctgg ACGATGTCATCTCCGAACCTGCCCTCCTGTCCcggctccagggaggagaagcACCCTGCAATGAGGAGGAGGCGGCTCCCGGAGAGATCCCGGCAGAACCAG AGGCTCTGCTGTTTGAACTCaatgggagcagctgggacagcagagaAGCGCAGGAGAACCCggagggaagagcagggctggctgaaCCTGGCCGTG ACTGCAGCATTCCAGAGCCCAGCTTTGCTGTCACCGTgaagcaggaagaggaggaaaagccctATGCGAAGGATCGGGGAGCCGTGGAGGGCGTGGAGTTTCCCGAGCTCGGTGTGG AAGACAGCATAATCCAGATTAAGCAAGAGGAAGAGTTGTGCACTGCAGATCAGGAGGAGCAGGCTGCAGAAGCTCCTGGAgagccctgcccag GATTTTACAAGCCTGAGGCATCCAGTCAGGCCAGGAAAGGCAGCGAGGTGGatgccagggagctgccaggcacagAGGGCGAGGACCTCCCCAGAGAGCCTGGCACAG GATTTCAGATTTATGCAACGCATGTTTCATCCTGGATTAAACAAGAGGAGGAGCCAGCCTGCTCCGAACAACAGGACTTGGAGAAAGAGGAAATCTCAGCACATCCAAGTATAG GTGAAAATTTGAAGGGGAACCATCCAGCAGATGGCCTAGAGCACAAGACCTGTGACTTAGAGGTACCAGGAAGGCCGGGAGAGGGGTTTCCCAAACATCCCAGCCATGGAGTGACATGGGACAGTCCATGGAATTCAGAAATGATGGAAACAACCACCACTGGGAATGGGAGCAGCCTTGGAGGGGACACTCAGTACGATTTCTTTAGTGCTCAGGAAAAGAGCCTGGAAAAGCGTCCCTGTGCGTACCAGTGTGAGAGAAACTGCCCCCAGCAGGACCAGCCTCAGGCACcacagggagaaggggagatgTTCCCAGGCCCCACGTGTGAGAGGATGTTCCCTCTGCTGCACCCACACCCAGGAGAGACAGGAGTGGGCCTGGGAGAGAGGGGAGTGGGCCTGGGAGAGAAGGGAATGGGCCTGGGAGAGAAGGGAATGGGCCTGGGAGAGAAGGGAATgggcccaggggctgctcccacctcctGTGAGGGGCCAGGGCCCCGCTCCGAGTGTGGAGAGTGGAGCGAGTGTGGCACAGGCAGGCCCCGTgaccaggacaggctgggcacagaggaACCTGCTGAAAACGAGGAGAGCTTCCCCATGGACACATCGGGATCCAGCCCCTGCTGGGAGCCGCCCCTGGCccggggcagccctgcccagcagcagagccagggccgGGGCAAATCCTACATTTGCAGCGACTGCGGGAAAAACTTTGTTTGCCATTCGTGGCTCGTCAGGCACCAGACCAGTCACACGGGAGAGAGGCCCTACAAGTGCTCCAAGTGTGACAAAACCTACAGGAGGAAGGATTACCTCCTGAACCACCAGCGCCGGCACACGGGAGAGAGGCTTTTCcagtgtcccctctgcagcaAGAGATTCGTGCTCAAGAGGAGCCTGCTGAAGCATCAGGAAGGTCACATGCAGGACACACACGTGCCGCTGGTcagctggccctgcagggacatcGGGGGCTCCGTGATGCATTCCATATAG
- the LOC134561076 gene encoding zinc finger protein 282-like isoform X3: MALPEQGGATSCSPCSLPFRDSGILCPGGSAAAVEPRDTPIGISPFPVTDSCQSPRGLPAGGGRCGGGGSGGGRGSGASWRQRKAAAGPGRAGQQQRGPLRAEAAAPVREAGQGAGRPRRAAAEAGLSRPAVSLGRCQSVRAGAGMELAGGSTISLWTVVAAVQALERSVAAHASRLFSLEHRAGNSEKKHLDCEKMVGEFGNQLESKCAALGTLTQEYGRLQRRLENMENLLKNRNLWILRLPPGVEAPKAPAVALENDATGFSSQEWENLEEWQRELYGKVLTGKRESLVLLDDVISEPALLSRLQGGEAPCNEEEAAPGEIPAEPEALLFELNGSSWDSREAQENPEGRAGLAEPGRADCSIPEPSFAVTVKQEEEEKPYAKDRGAVEGVEFPELGVEDSIIQIKQEEELCTADQEEQAAEAPGEPCPGFYKPEASSQARKGSEVDARELPGTEGEDLPREPGTGFQIYATHVSSWIKQEEEPACSEQQDLEKEEISAHPSIGENLKGNHPADGLEHKTCDLEVPGRPGEGFPKHPSHGVTWDSPWNSEMMETTTTGNGSSLGGDTQYDFFSAQEKSLEKRPCAYQCERNCPQQDQPQAPQGEGEMFPGPTCERMFPLLHPHPGETGVGLGERGVGLGEKGMGLGEKGMGLGEKGMGPGAAPTSCEGPGPRSECGEWSECGTGRPRDQDRLGTEEPAENEESFPMDTSGSSPCWEPPLARGSPAQQQSQGRGKSYICSDCGKNFVCHSWLVRHQTSHTGERPYKCSKCDKTYRRKDYLLNHQRRHTGERLFQCPLCSKRFVLKRSLLKHQEGHMQDTHVPLVSWPCRDIGGSVMHSI, encoded by the exons atggccctgccgGAGCAGGGAGGTGCCACCAGCTGCTCGCCGTGCTCCCTCCCATtccgggattctgggattctgtgtcCCGGGGGAAGCGCCGCTGCGGTGGAGCCCAGGGACACTCCGATCGGCATCAGCCCCTTCCCGGTGACTGACAGCTGTCAATCACCGCGGGGGCTGCCGGCCGGCGGGGGCCGCTGTGGCGGCGGCGGAAGcggaggaggaagaggaagcgGCGCTTCTTGGCGGCAACGAaaggcggcggccgggccgggccgggcagggcagcagcagcgaggGCCGCTCCGAGCGGAGGCTGCAGCTCCGGtgcgggaggcagggcaaggaGCGGGCCGGCCCCGGCGTGCGGCGGCCGAGGCGGGGCTCTCCCGGCCCGCCGTGTCCCTCGGCCGGTGCCAGTCCGTGCGTGCCGGTGCGGGGATGGAGCTGGCGGGCGGCAGCACCATCTCGCTGTGGACCGTGGTGGCGGCCGTGCAGGCGCTGGAGCGCAGCGTGGCCGCACACGCGTCCCGcctcttcagcctggagcacCGCGCCGGGAACAGCGAGAAGAAGCACCTGGATTGCGAGAAGATGGTCGGGGAGTTCGGGAACCAGCTGGAGAGCAAGTGCGCGGCGCTGGGCACCCTCACCCAGGAGTACGGGCGGCTCCAGCGGCGCCTGGAGAACATGGAGAACCTGCTGAAGAACAGGAATCTCTGGATCCTGCGGCTGCCCCCCGGGGTGGAGGCCCCCAAG GCCCCGGCTGTGGCGTTGGAAAACGATGCCACTGGCTTTTCCTCTCAGGAGTGGGAGAACCTGGAGGAGTGGCAGAGGGAGCTGTACGGAAAGGTGCTGACAGGGAAGAGGGaatccctggtgctgctgg ACGATGTCATCTCCGAACCTGCCCTCCTGTCCcggctccagggaggagaagcACCCTGCAATGAGGAGGAGGCGGCTCCCGGAGAGATCCCGGCAGAACCAG AGGCTCTGCTGTTTGAACTCaatgggagcagctgggacagcagagaAGCGCAGGAGAACCCggagggaagagcagggctggctgaaCCTGGCCGTG CAGACTGCAGCATTCCAGAGCCCAGCTTTGCTGTCACCGTgaagcaggaagaggaggaaaagccctATGCGAAGGATCGGGGAGCCGTGGAGGGCGTGGAGTTTCCCGAGCTCGGTGTGG AAGACAGCATAATCCAGATTAAGCAAGAGGAAGAGTTGTGCACTGCAGATCAGGAGGAGCAGGCTGCAGAAGCTCCTGGAgagccctgcccag GATTTTACAAGCCTGAGGCATCCAGTCAGGCCAGGAAAGGCAGCGAGGTGGatgccagggagctgccaggcacagAGGGCGAGGACCTCCCCAGAGAGCCTGGCACAG GATTTCAGATTTATGCAACGCATGTTTCATCCTGGATTAAACAAGAGGAGGAGCCAGCCTGCTCCGAACAACAGGACTTGGAGAAAGAGGAAATCTCAGCACATCCAAGTATAG GTGAAAATTTGAAGGGGAACCATCCAGCAGATGGCCTAGAGCACAAGACCTGTGACTTAGAGGTACCAGGAAGGCCGGGAGAGGGGTTTCCCAAACATCCCAGCCATGGAGTGACATGGGACAGTCCATGGAATTCAGAAATGATGGAAACAACCACCACTGGGAATGGGAGCAGCCTTGGAGGGGACACTCAGTACGATTTCTTTAGTGCTCAGGAAAAGAGCCTGGAAAAGCGTCCCTGTGCGTACCAGTGTGAGAGAAACTGCCCCCAGCAGGACCAGCCTCAGGCACcacagggagaaggggagatgTTCCCAGGCCCCACGTGTGAGAGGATGTTCCCTCTGCTGCACCCACACCCAGGAGAGACAGGAGTGGGCCTGGGAGAGAGGGGAGTGGGCCTGGGAGAGAAGGGAATGGGCCTGGGAGAGAAGGGAATGGGCCTGGGAGAGAAGGGAATgggcccaggggctgctcccacctcctGTGAGGGGCCAGGGCCCCGCTCCGAGTGTGGAGAGTGGAGCGAGTGTGGCACAGGCAGGCCCCGTgaccaggacaggctgggcacagaggaACCTGCTGAAAACGAGGAGAGCTTCCCCATGGACACATCGGGATCCAGCCCCTGCTGGGAGCCGCCCCTGGCccggggcagccctgcccagcagcagagccagggccgGGGCAAATCCTACATTTGCAGCGACTGCGGGAAAAACTTTGTTTGCCATTCGTGGCTCGTCAGGCACCAGACCAGTCACACGGGAGAGAGGCCCTACAAGTGCTCCAAGTGTGACAAAACCTACAGGAGGAAGGATTACCTCCTGAACCACCAGCGCCGGCACACGGGAGAGAGGCTTTTCcagtgtcccctctgcagcaAGAGATTCGTGCTCAAGAGGAGCCTGCTGAAGCATCAGGAAGGTCACATGCAGGACACACACGTGCCGCTGGTcagctggccctgcagggacatcGGGGGCTCCGTGATGCATTCCATATAG
- the LOC134561076 gene encoding zinc finger protein 282-like isoform X2 has product MALPEQGGATSCSPCSLPFRDSGILCPGGSAAAVEPRDTPIGISPFPVTDSCQSPRGLPAGGGRCGGGGSGGGRGSGASWRQRKAAAGPGRAGQQQRGPLRAEAAAPVREAGQGAGRPRRAAAEAGLSRPAVSLGRCQSVRAGAGMELAGGSTISLWTVVAAVQALERSVAAHASRLFSLEHRAGNSEKKHLDCEKMVGEFGNQLESKCAALGTLTQEYGRLQRRLENMENLLKNRNLWILRLPPGVEAPKAPAVALENDATGFSSQEWENLEEWQRELYGKVLTGKRESLVLLDDVISEPALLSRLQGGEAPCNEEEAAPGEIPAEPEALLFELNGSSWDSREAQENPEGRAGLAEPGRDCSIPEPSFAVTVKQEEEEKPYAKDRGAVEGVEFPELGVGPDTAGHNAQAAAGGGSRPSARSCEERDVRGNPADTGSEDSIIQIKQEEELCTADQEEQAAEAPGEPCPGFYKPEASSQARKGSEVDARELPGTEGEDLPREPGTGFQIYATHVSSWIKQEEEPACSEQQDLEKEEISAHPSIGENLKGNHPADGLEHKTCDLEVPGRPGEGFPKHPSHGVTWDSPWNSEMMETTTTGNGSSLGGDTQYDFFSAQEKSLEKRPCAYQCERNCPQQDQPQAPQGEGEMFPGPTCERMFPLLHPHPGETGVGLGERGVGLGEKGMGLGEKGMGLGEKGMGPGAAPTSCEGPGPRSECGEWSECGTGRPRDQDRLGTEEPAENEESFPMDTSGSSPCWEPPLARGSPAQQQSQGRGKSYICSDCGKNFVCHSWLVRHQTSHTGERPYKCSKCDKTYRRKDYLLNHQRRHTGERLFQCPLCSKRFVLKRSLLKHQEGHMQDTHVPLVSWPCRDIGGSVMHSI; this is encoded by the exons atggccctgccgGAGCAGGGAGGTGCCACCAGCTGCTCGCCGTGCTCCCTCCCATtccgggattctgggattctgtgtcCCGGGGGAAGCGCCGCTGCGGTGGAGCCCAGGGACACTCCGATCGGCATCAGCCCCTTCCCGGTGACTGACAGCTGTCAATCACCGCGGGGGCTGCCGGCCGGCGGGGGCCGCTGTGGCGGCGGCGGAAGcggaggaggaagaggaagcgGCGCTTCTTGGCGGCAACGAaaggcggcggccgggccgggccgggcagggcagcagcagcgaggGCCGCTCCGAGCGGAGGCTGCAGCTCCGGtgcgggaggcagggcaaggaGCGGGCCGGCCCCGGCGTGCGGCGGCCGAGGCGGGGCTCTCCCGGCCCGCCGTGTCCCTCGGCCGGTGCCAGTCCGTGCGTGCCGGTGCGGGGATGGAGCTGGCGGGCGGCAGCACCATCTCGCTGTGGACCGTGGTGGCGGCCGTGCAGGCGCTGGAGCGCAGCGTGGCCGCACACGCGTCCCGcctcttcagcctggagcacCGCGCCGGGAACAGCGAGAAGAAGCACCTGGATTGCGAGAAGATGGTCGGGGAGTTCGGGAACCAGCTGGAGAGCAAGTGCGCGGCGCTGGGCACCCTCACCCAGGAGTACGGGCGGCTCCAGCGGCGCCTGGAGAACATGGAGAACCTGCTGAAGAACAGGAATCTCTGGATCCTGCGGCTGCCCCCCGGGGTGGAGGCCCCCAAG GCCCCGGCTGTGGCGTTGGAAAACGATGCCACTGGCTTTTCCTCTCAGGAGTGGGAGAACCTGGAGGAGTGGCAGAGGGAGCTGTACGGAAAGGTGCTGACAGGGAAGAGGGaatccctggtgctgctgg ACGATGTCATCTCCGAACCTGCCCTCCTGTCCcggctccagggaggagaagcACCCTGCAATGAGGAGGAGGCGGCTCCCGGAGAGATCCCGGCAGAACCAG AGGCTCTGCTGTTTGAACTCaatgggagcagctgggacagcagagaAGCGCAGGAGAACCCggagggaagagcagggctggctgaaCCTGGCCGTG ACTGCAGCATTCCAGAGCCCAGCTTTGCTGTCACCGTgaagcaggaagaggaggaaaagccctATGCGAAGGATCGGGGAGCCGTGGAGGGCGTGGAGTTTCCCGAGCTCGGTGTGG GGCCGGACACTGCTGGACACAACGCCCAGGCCGCGGCGGGGGGCGGGAGCCGGCCGAGTGCCCGGAGCTGCGAGGAGCGGGATGTGAGAGGGAATCCCGCAGACACCGGCTCCG AAGACAGCATAATCCAGATTAAGCAAGAGGAAGAGTTGTGCACTGCAGATCAGGAGGAGCAGGCTGCAGAAGCTCCTGGAgagccctgcccag GATTTTACAAGCCTGAGGCATCCAGTCAGGCCAGGAAAGGCAGCGAGGTGGatgccagggagctgccaggcacagAGGGCGAGGACCTCCCCAGAGAGCCTGGCACAG GATTTCAGATTTATGCAACGCATGTTTCATCCTGGATTAAACAAGAGGAGGAGCCAGCCTGCTCCGAACAACAGGACTTGGAGAAAGAGGAAATCTCAGCACATCCAAGTATAG GTGAAAATTTGAAGGGGAACCATCCAGCAGATGGCCTAGAGCACAAGACCTGTGACTTAGAGGTACCAGGAAGGCCGGGAGAGGGGTTTCCCAAACATCCCAGCCATGGAGTGACATGGGACAGTCCATGGAATTCAGAAATGATGGAAACAACCACCACTGGGAATGGGAGCAGCCTTGGAGGGGACACTCAGTACGATTTCTTTAGTGCTCAGGAAAAGAGCCTGGAAAAGCGTCCCTGTGCGTACCAGTGTGAGAGAAACTGCCCCCAGCAGGACCAGCCTCAGGCACcacagggagaaggggagatgTTCCCAGGCCCCACGTGTGAGAGGATGTTCCCTCTGCTGCACCCACACCCAGGAGAGACAGGAGTGGGCCTGGGAGAGAGGGGAGTGGGCCTGGGAGAGAAGGGAATGGGCCTGGGAGAGAAGGGAATGGGCCTGGGAGAGAAGGGAATgggcccaggggctgctcccacctcctGTGAGGGGCCAGGGCCCCGCTCCGAGTGTGGAGAGTGGAGCGAGTGTGGCACAGGCAGGCCCCGTgaccaggacaggctgggcacagaggaACCTGCTGAAAACGAGGAGAGCTTCCCCATGGACACATCGGGATCCAGCCCCTGCTGGGAGCCGCCCCTGGCccggggcagccctgcccagcagcagagccagggccgGGGCAAATCCTACATTTGCAGCGACTGCGGGAAAAACTTTGTTTGCCATTCGTGGCTCGTCAGGCACCAGACCAGTCACACGGGAGAGAGGCCCTACAAGTGCTCCAAGTGTGACAAAACCTACAGGAGGAAGGATTACCTCCTGAACCACCAGCGCCGGCACACGGGAGAGAGGCTTTTCcagtgtcccctctgcagcaAGAGATTCGTGCTCAAGAGGAGCCTGCTGAAGCATCAGGAAGGTCACATGCAGGACACACACGTGCCGCTGGTcagctggccctgcagggacatcGGGGGCTCCGTGATGCATTCCATATAG